The Thermoanaerobacter uzonensis DSM 18761 genome includes the window AATATTAGTACTATCGCACAACATCACAAGTACCCCTTTTTCCCCTAACTGGGCAAAGCGGTGTAAGTCTGGTATTTCTCCCCCTATAGGAGTAAAGTCTATTTTGAAATCTCCCGAGTGGAAAACCGTCCCAACAGGAGTATGAATAGCTAAAGCCGCAGAATCTGCAATACTATGAGAAGTTCTTACAAACTCCACTTTAAACTGACCAATTTCGACAATCTCTCTCGGCTTCACTGTTATCAATTTACTATCTTTTAAAATACCCTGTTCTTTTAACTTATATTCTACTAAACCTATAGTCAGACGAGTCCCATACACAGGAACATTAAGTTGTTTTAAGACATAGGGTAATGCCCCAATATGGTCTTCGTGACCATGAGTTAAAACAATTGCTCTTACTTTTTCCCGATTTTTCAATAAATAAGTAATGTCGGGAATGACAAGGTCTATTCCCAACATTTCATCATCTGGAAAAGCAAGACCGCAATCCACAACTATAATGTCATTTCCGAATTCAAAAACCGTCATGTTTTTGCCGATCTCATTTAACCCGCCCAACGGTATTATTTTGAGTTTTGCCTTGTGTGCCAAATACTTATCTCCTTTCATTAGATATTTTTAGCTTTAATTTTATTTTCCCCCAAAAACCCAAAAACACTTACCCGTACCTTACACCAGTTAATATAAATTATACTTTATTTGAAAGGATACTTCAACCCTGTTAATGTAAATTATTTCTCAAATAAAAGCTAATTTAATTATAACTCTTCCTACATTTGCTACAATAACCAAAGAATTTCACGTTGTGATCTATTATTTCAAAATCTTTAGTTTTTTCTATTGCCTCTTCTAAATTCTCCAAAAGGTCTCCTTCCATTTCTATAACTGCTCCACATTTCAAACAAATAAGATGATGATGCTGATGGTTTTCATTATGATATAGCTCGTATCTATTTCGACCATCGTCAAAATTTAATTTATAAACAATACCTAATTCCTCAAATAACTGAAGGGTCCTGTAAACCGTAGCAAGCCCTATTTCAGGATATTTTAACCTTACAAGGTCATATATTTCCTCAGATGAAAGATGTTTATCCCTATTTTCCATAATAACGTCCAATATCACACGCCTTTGAGTTGTCAACTTATATCCTTTATCTTTTAATTTTTCTTTAAATTTTTCAATTTCATTCATCTAAATCACCGCCAAATAATATCAACTACTATTAGTTTATGATATTCATTTTCAATTGTCAAACACTTTTTTGATTTTTTAGCAAATATCAAACTTTATATTAGAGAAAGATATTTCAATTGAGAATCTTATTCCTCTTTTACATAGAAATCAAATTTTGAGGATATATAAAATTAAGATATACCAAAGCGGTATACCTTAATTAATTTCATTCTAATTTTAATTTACTCTTCATCGTCAAAATCTTCATCATCATAATATTCTTCATACTCTTCCATCAACTCATTGTATGCTTCGACAGCATCGTTGAACTCGTCTTCGTCTTCAATCCCTACAAAAATATCATTGCCATTTTCATCTTGTTCCACTCTCAAGATGTAAGCATCTTCTCCATCACCATCGACAGGGACCACAACTGCATACCTGGTATCGTCAAGGTCAAATGATGCTACAAGTTCGAAGTCTACTTCATGGCCGTGCTCGTCGATTAACTGAATGATTTCTGGTTCCATACTATTTCACCTCAATTCTACTTCAAGATAATGTAATTGTATAACATACCAAAAAGACTGTCAAGTTTTTAATAAAAATTTATTTATTTTTTTGTGAATCTAAGTAGTTCTGAAGTATAAGAACTGCAGCCAGCTTATCAATTACTTCTTTTCTCTTTGCCCTACTTATATCAGCACTTTCTATTAAAACTCTCTCCGCTTCTACTGTAGTAAGCCTTTCATCCCATAATATTATTGGTATATTAATAGCTTCCCTCAAGCGTTCAACAAATCTCACAACTTTTTGTCCTTGTGGTCCCAAAGTCCCACTCATATTCTTAGGTAATCCTACAATTATCATTCCCACTTCATATTTATTTATTATTTGTTTTATTCTCTCAAAGTCTTTTTTGTTACTACTTCTTTTAATAGTAGTAAGTCCCTGTGCAATTGTGCCTGATAAGTCACTTATAGCGACCCCGATTGTTTTATCCCCAACATCTAAACTCATAATCCTCAAAAAAATCTCTCCATTCTAAAATTGCCTCACTTTGTGTGAGGAAATCAGTTTGTTGACAAAGTTAAAAAATTTTCAAAGGAGATATTTTGCATCGTCGTTCCGATGTTCCAAAGCGACAAAACTAAAGCTCGACCTTCAGGCTCCGGCAGGGTACCGGGCACAATCGGCATCCATGCCTTAAGGTGCCCGCCTCCGCCATCCGTGGCTTCGTCCCTGCCTCCGCCCTCTGTCTTGCTAAGTTTTGTTATCGCTTTGTAACAAGTCGCACCGATTGCAAAATATCTCCTTTACGAAAGTTTGTCTACAGTCTGATTGCCTCACTTTGTGTGAGGCAATTTCATTTTTCTTATTTTGGGGAAGACAAATACTCTCTCAAAAGTTCTTCTACTAATTCATCTCTTTCAATTTTTCTTATCAAATTTCTCGCATTTTTATGGCTGGTTATATAAGTAGGGTCCCCAGACAATATATAACCTACTATTTGATTAATTGGATTATAACCTTTTTCAGAAAGTGCTTCATACACTGCTGTCAATATCTCTTTAACAGTTTTTCTATCAGTTGTAACGTGATACCTTTGAGTTTGTTCGTTTTTATCTACCATAATATATCACCTCTAGATACATTTAACTACCATCAACTTTATAATAACCTATATTTACTTGGCTAGTCAAGCTTTTCTCAATTTTTTAACTGTTCTTTTACAATTTCTATTGCTTTGTTTA containing:
- a CDS encoding Fur family transcriptional regulator, translated to MNEIEKFKEKLKDKGYKLTTQRRVILDVIMENRDKHLSSEEIYDLVRLKYPEIGLATVYRTLQLFEELGIVYKLNFDDGRNRYELYHNENHQHHHLICLKCGAVIEMEGDLLENLEEAIEKTKDFEIIDHNVKFFGYCSKCRKSYN
- a CDS encoding DUF1292 domain-containing protein, coding for MEPEIIQLIDEHGHEVDFELVASFDLDDTRYAVVVPVDGDGEDAYILRVEQDENGNDIFVGIEDEDEFNDAVEAYNELMEEYEEYYDDEDFDDEE
- the ruvX gene encoding Holliday junction resolvase RuvX, translated to MRIMSLDVGDKTIGVAISDLSGTIAQGLTTIKRSSNKKDFERIKQIINKYEVGMIIVGLPKNMSGTLGPQGQKVVRFVERLREAINIPIILWDERLTTVEAERVLIESADISRAKRKEVIDKLAAVLILQNYLDSQKNK
- a CDS encoding IreB family regulatory phosphoprotein, with protein sequence MVDKNEQTQRYHVTTDRKTVKEILTAVYEALSEKGYNPINQIVGYILSGDPTYITSHKNARNLIRKIERDELVEELLREYLSSPK